The following coding sequences lie in one Pelobacter seleniigenes DSM 18267 genomic window:
- the dnaE gene encoding DNA polymerase III subunit alpha: MEHSNFVHLHLHSQYSLLDGAIKLNELINRAKEFKMPAVAMTDHGNMFGAAEFYSKAMAAGIKPILGCEVYVAPGSRFTKGNARGSSEASYHLVLLCMNLAGYKNICRLISAAYREGFYYKPRIDWELLAEHNEGLMALTACLGGELPTLINLNQPEEALNRAREMAQIFDNERLYIELQENYLPEQAKANAGLIQIANELDLPLVATNDCHYLKKEDAFAHEVLLCIQTGKTMDDPNRMRFPNDEFYLKSSEEMAALFPNQPEAIANTIRIAERCNLELDFKTYHFPQYEKPQDQTLDEVLADKSRTGLVERLAEIRKLRELTDEDVKIYEARLEEELTCIKQMGFPGYFLIVADFINWGKDHNIPVGPGRGSAAGSLVAFAIRITDIDPIPYNLLFERFLNPERISMPDIDVDFCIYGREKVIEYVRAKYGAENVAQIITFGTMLAKGVLRDVGRALNIPYGEVDKIAKLVPNVLGITLKDAIEQEPQLKNLIEKDPKVKELVKIALALEGLTRHASTHAAGVVVTPKPLPEYLPLYVDPKSGGQVTQYPMSYVEKIGLVKFDFLGLKTLTVIENAVRLIRAGKDPAFDLKLVRDDDRKTYELLSHGETTGVFQLESSGMKEYLVKLKPSCFEDLIAMVALYRPGPLGSGMVDSFIKRKHGVEKFKYDFPQLEPILKDTYGVIVYQEQVMLIAQTLARYSLGGADLLRRAMGKKKPEEMAKQKQIFMAGAKENQLDLKKAEAVFDLMEKFAAYGFNKSHSAAYALVAYHTAYLKAHYPVEFMAALLTEDMENTDKVIKNISEVRAMGIEVQPPDINASDRSFTVSDEAIRFGLGAVKGVGASALESILHVRKEEPFASLQDFCERVDLRKVNKKVGEALIKCGAFDSLGGKRAQYLAGLEESMEIGQRLQKEQQSGQDSLFGSEEILSVGGHGYGVLPDIAEWDEKTLLSYEKDALGFYVSGHPLARHSDAIKRFATCEAAALHERTDKEKVRVCGIVSGIKELITKKGDRMAFVSLEDLSGSVEVVVFPEVYAAGMELLKGEDPLLITGELDVGEEACKVLATEVALLSEVKKTLARTVHIRLTTPGLGDMHMRQLKSIVQKYRGDCEVRLHIVIPNRSETVIKLPEQLKMAASDEAMADAEALFGYNVMNFE, from the coding sequence ATGGAACACTCCAATTTTGTTCACCTGCATCTGCACAGCCAATACAGCCTGCTTGACGGGGCGATCAAACTGAATGAACTGATCAATCGCGCCAAGGAATTCAAAATGCCGGCCGTGGCCATGACCGACCATGGCAACATGTTCGGCGCTGCAGAGTTTTACAGCAAAGCGATGGCCGCCGGCATCAAGCCGATCCTCGGTTGCGAGGTCTATGTGGCCCCGGGGTCCAGGTTTACCAAAGGGAACGCCAGGGGATCGTCGGAAGCCTCCTATCACCTGGTGCTGCTGTGCATGAACCTGGCCGGTTACAAGAATATCTGTCGGTTGATTTCCGCCGCCTACCGTGAGGGCTTCTATTACAAGCCGCGGATCGACTGGGAACTGCTGGCCGAGCATAATGAAGGATTGATGGCCCTGACGGCCTGTCTGGGCGGGGAACTGCCGACCCTGATCAATCTGAACCAGCCGGAAGAAGCTCTCAACCGGGCTCGGGAGATGGCGCAGATCTTCGACAACGAGCGACTTTATATCGAGCTGCAGGAGAATTACCTGCCGGAGCAGGCCAAAGCCAACGCCGGATTGATCCAGATCGCCAACGAACTGGACCTGCCCCTGGTGGCGACCAACGATTGTCATTATCTGAAAAAGGAAGACGCTTTTGCCCATGAGGTGCTGCTCTGTATCCAGACCGGCAAAACCATGGATGACCCAAATCGGATGCGTTTTCCTAATGACGAGTTCTATCTCAAGTCTTCCGAAGAGATGGCCGCGCTGTTTCCCAACCAACCCGAAGCCATTGCCAATACCATTCGAATTGCCGAGCGTTGCAATCTGGAGCTCGATTTCAAGACCTATCATTTTCCTCAATATGAAAAACCGCAGGATCAGACTCTTGACGAGGTCCTGGCGGATAAAAGCCGTACCGGCCTGGTCGAACGCCTTGCCGAGATCCGTAAGCTACGTGAATTGACGGATGAAGATGTCAAAATTTATGAGGCCCGTCTCGAGGAGGAGTTGACCTGTATCAAGCAGATGGGTTTCCCCGGTTATTTCCTGATCGTGGCCGATTTCATCAACTGGGGCAAGGATCACAACATCCCGGTCGGCCCGGGGCGTGGATCGGCGGCCGGCAGCCTGGTCGCCTTTGCCATCCGTATCACCGATATCGATCCGATCCCCTATAACCTGCTGTTCGAACGCTTTCTCAACCCCGAGCGGATCTCGATGCCTGATATCGACGTCGACTTCTGCATCTACGGCCGAGAGAAAGTCATCGAGTACGTGCGGGCCAAGTACGGGGCGGAAAATGTCGCCCAGATCATCACCTTCGGCACCATGCTGGCCAAAGGTGTGCTGCGTGACGTCGGTCGGGCCTTGAATATTCCTTACGGCGAAGTGGACAAAATCGCCAAGCTGGTTCCCAATGTCCTCGGCATTACCCTGAAGGATGCCATCGAGCAGGAACCGCAGCTTAAAAACCTCATCGAAAAGGATCCCAAGGTCAAGGAGCTGGTCAAAATTGCCCTGGCCCTGGAAGGGTTGACCCGCCACGCTTCGACTCATGCCGCCGGGGTGGTGGTGACGCCGAAACCGCTGCCGGAATACCTGCCCCTCTATGTTGATCCTAAATCCGGTGGTCAGGTGACGCAGTATCCGATGAGTTATGTGGAAAAGATCGGCTTGGTTAAGTTCGATTTCCTCGGTCTGAAAACCCTGACCGTTATCGAGAACGCGGTGCGCCTGATCCGGGCCGGCAAGGACCCGGCGTTCGACCTCAAGCTGGTGCGCGATGACGACCGGAAAACTTACGAGCTGCTCTCCCATGGGGAAACCACCGGGGTCTTCCAGCTCGAATCGAGCGGCATGAAAGAGTATCTGGTCAAATTGAAGCCGAGCTGTTTCGAGGATCTCATCGCTATGGTCGCCCTGTATCGGCCGGGCCCCCTCGGGTCAGGGATGGTCGACTCTTTTATCAAGCGTAAGCACGGGGTGGAAAAGTTCAAATACGATTTTCCCCAGCTGGAGCCGATTCTGAAAGATACCTACGGTGTCATCGTCTATCAGGAACAGGTCATGCTGATTGCCCAGACCCTGGCCAGGTACAGCCTGGGCGGAGCGGATCTGTTGCGCCGGGCAATGGGGAAGAAAAAGCCGGAAGAGATGGCCAAACAGAAGCAGATTTTCATGGCCGGGGCCAAAGAAAATCAGCTTGATCTGAAAAAGGCGGAGGCGGTCTTCGACCTGATGGAGAAGTTTGCGGCTTACGGCTTCAACAAGTCCCACTCTGCAGCCTACGCCCTGGTAGCTTATCATACCGCCTACCTCAAAGCCCATTATCCGGTTGAGTTCATGGCGGCGCTGCTCACCGAGGACATGGAGAATACCGACAAGGTTATTAAGAATATCAGCGAAGTTCGAGCTATGGGCATTGAAGTGCAGCCGCCGGATATCAATGCCTCCGACCGCTCCTTCACCGTTTCTGACGAAGCGATTCGTTTTGGCCTCGGCGCGGTGAAAGGGGTTGGCGCTTCGGCCCTGGAGTCGATCCTGCATGTGCGCAAGGAAGAGCCGTTTGCCTCGTTGCAGGACTTCTGTGAACGGGTTGACCTGCGCAAGGTGAATAAAAAGGTCGGCGAAGCATTGATCAAATGCGGCGCCTTCGATTCCCTGGGCGGGAAACGGGCCCAGTACCTGGCCGGCCTTGAAGAGTCAATGGAGATCGGTCAGCGGCTGCAGAAAGAACAGCAATCCGGGCAGGATTCTCTGTTTGGCAGTGAGGAGATACTCTCGGTCGGCGGGCACGGCTACGGAGTACTGCCGGACATTGCCGAATGGGATGAAAAAACCCTGTTGAGCTATGAAAAAGATGCTCTCGGGTTTTACGTCAGCGGGCACCCGTTGGCCCGTCACAGCGACGCCATCAAACGCTTCGCTACCTGTGAAGCCGCTGCCTTGCATGAGCGGACTGACAAGGAGAAGGTCCGGGTTTGCGGGATTGTCTCCGGAATCAAGGAACTGATCACCAAAAAAGGTGATCGCATGGCGTTTGTCTCCCTGGAGGATCTGAGCGGTTCCGTTGAAGTGGTGGTCTTCCCGGAAGTCTATGCTGCGGGTATGGAACTGCTCAAAGGGGAAGATCCGCTTTTGATCACCGGTGAACTGGATGTCGGGGAAGAGGCCTGCAAGGTGCTGGCAACGGAAGTTGCGCTGCTGAGCGAGGTGAAAAAAACGCTGGCCAGAACGGTGCATATCCGATTGACGACCCCGGGTCTTGGTGATATGCACATGCGTCAGTTGAAATCCATTGTCCAGAAATATCGCGGCGACTGTGAAGTGCGCTTGCACATTGTCATCCCGAATCGCAGCGAAACGGTCATCAAACTGCCTGAACAGCTGAAAATGGCAGCATCCGATGAAGCGATGGCTGATGCGGAAGCTCTGTTCGGGTATAATGTGATGAATTTTGAATAA
- the accA gene encoding acetyl-CoA carboxylase carboxyl transferase subunit alpha has product MNHYLDFEKPIAELETKIGELREYSTDNVDFSSEISKLEKKADKLKKEIFSNLTRWQRTQLARHANRPYSLDYIDRIFTDWFEVHGDRNFRDDPALVCGFARIEGKPCCVIGHQKGRNTKEKVMRNFAMPNPEGYRKALRVMQMADQFGLPIFTFVDTPGAFPGIGAEERGQAEAIARNLREMAMLKVPVIVTVTGEGGSGGALAIAVGNRVLMMQYSVYAVISPEGCAAILWGDGSKGAQAAEALKLTAQDVDSLKTVIDDVVPEPLGGAHQDHDQAAEILKEYLLKHLTELEEYSPEGLVEQRYQRFRAMTEVEEPKK; this is encoded by the coding sequence ATGAACCACTACCTCGATTTTGAAAAACCGATCGCCGAACTTGAAACAAAAATCGGCGAATTACGGGAATATTCCACTGATAATGTCGATTTTTCCAGCGAAATAAGTAAGTTGGAGAAAAAAGCCGACAAGCTGAAGAAAGAGATTTTTTCCAATCTGACGCGTTGGCAGCGGACCCAGTTGGCCAGGCATGCCAATCGTCCCTACAGCCTTGATTATATCGACCGCATTTTCACCGACTGGTTTGAAGTCCACGGTGACCGGAATTTCCGGGATGATCCCGCGTTGGTTTGCGGGTTTGCGCGAATTGAGGGTAAGCCCTGTTGCGTCATTGGACATCAAAAGGGGCGCAATACCAAAGAAAAGGTGATGCGCAATTTTGCCATGCCCAACCCGGAAGGGTATCGCAAGGCCTTACGGGTTATGCAGATGGCTGATCAGTTCGGCCTGCCGATCTTCACATTTGTCGATACCCCCGGAGCATTCCCAGGTATCGGTGCCGAAGAGCGTGGCCAAGCTGAAGCGATTGCGCGCAATCTGCGTGAAATGGCCATGCTGAAAGTCCCGGTCATCGTCACTGTGACCGGGGAAGGTGGGTCCGGCGGTGCTCTGGCCATCGCGGTCGGTAACCGTGTGCTGATGATGCAATATTCAGTTTATGCGGTTATTTCGCCGGAAGGCTGTGCGGCTATTCTCTGGGGAGATGGCAGCAAGGGTGCCCAAGCCGCTGAAGCCCTCAAATTGACGGCCCAGGATGTTGACAGTCTCAAGACGGTTATCGATGATGTTGTTCCGGAACCCCTCGGCGGGGCTCACCAGGATCATGATCAAGCCGCCGAGATCCTCAAAGAGTACCTTTTGAAGCATCTGACCGAGCTTGAAGAGTATTCACCCGAAGGCTTGGTCGAGCAACGCTACCAGCGGTTCCGGGCTATGACCGAGGTCGAGGAACCGAAGAAATAA
- a CDS encoding septal ring lytic transglycosylase RlpA family protein — protein MKQLLGVWKLFLFLSLAIMLSSCGGGHTSRVIDSPATRELPGWQKPYEVDGQRYQPLSSHQGFQERGVASWYGSKFHGRKTSNGETYDMYGLSAAHKTLPMGVYVKVTHLKTGKQIIVRVNDRGPFVAGRIIDLSYGAAKQLGIVETGTAPVQVEALGYRQVVQGKTSYVAPASYDAGSFAIQIGAFANADNAYKLASQMQAKYGKAVVATALVNERKLYRVRVGDYKSLHHAELAVADFVGRGFTGSFVVAFN, from the coding sequence ATGAAGCAGTTGCTCGGCGTGTGGAAATTATTTTTATTCCTGTCCTTGGCGATAATGCTCTCCAGTTGCGGCGGGGGGCACACCAGCAGAGTGATCGATTCGCCTGCCACCAGAGAGCTGCCCGGTTGGCAGAAGCCCTATGAGGTTGACGGTCAGCGTTATCAACCGCTGAGCAGTCACCAGGGCTTCCAGGAGCGCGGGGTTGCCAGTTGGTATGGGTCCAAATTCCACGGCCGGAAAACCAGTAACGGTGAAACTTATGACATGTATGGTCTGAGTGCCGCCCACAAAACCCTTCCCATGGGTGTTTATGTCAAGGTCACCCATCTGAAAACCGGAAAACAGATTATTGTCCGGGTCAACGATCGAGGGCCTTTTGTGGCCGGTCGGATCATCGATTTATCTTATGGCGCTGCCAAACAACTGGGGATTGTCGAAACAGGAACCGCTCCGGTCCAGGTTGAGGCTCTAGGTTATCGCCAGGTGGTGCAGGGGAAAACCAGTTATGTGGCCCCGGCCAGTTACGATGCCGGGAGTTTCGCCATCCAGATTGGGGCTTTTGCCAATGCTGATAACGCCTATAAACTGGCATCCCAAATGCAGGCAAAATATGGCAAAGCCGTGGTTGCGACAGCGCTTGTCAATGAGCGAAAATTGTATCGGGTCCGGGTCGGTGATTACAAATCTCTGCACCATGCGGAGTTGGCCGTCGCAGATTTTGTCGGTCGCGGATTTACCGGAAGTTTTGTGGTTGCCTTTAATTGA
- a CDS encoding cold-shock protein, whose protein sequence is MAEGTVKWFNDSKGFGFIEQDNGPDVFVHFSAISGDGFKSLAEGMRVSFDVVEGQKGPQASNVCKL, encoded by the coding sequence ATGGCAGAAGGTACAGTCAAGTGGTTTAACGATTCAAAAGGTTTCGGTTTCATTGAGCAGGATAATGGTCCTGACGTTTTCGTGCATTTTTCAGCAATCAGCGGAGACGGCTTCAAATCTCTGGCGGAAGGCATGCGGGTCAGCTTTGACGTTGTTGAAGGTCAAAAAGGACCTCAAGCCAGCAACGTTTGTAAGCTCTAA
- a CDS encoding AAA family ATPase, producing MELYQRKQLLEIVDSLSRDYLQGKYRAIRTALICLLAGGHLLIEDLPGLGKTSLALALAGTLDLDFGRIQCTSDLVPSDITGLSIFDQKKNHFRFVRGPIFNNLLLVDEINRTTPKTQSAMLEAMEEARVTVEGETYLLPDPFMVIATQNPLDQVGTFPLPEAQLDRFLLKTDIGYPPAALEREIIRNGSARDALTTIQPLLQPDKIRQTRQFIRDEIKLHNRVVDYIYQLLDASRNEPRILSGISTRGGLSLAAAAKVVAYLEGRDFVIPEDVQQVAPAVASHRILLNPEFQMLRKEEVLKSLLEKVAVPIA from the coding sequence ATGGAACTTTACCAGCGCAAACAACTTCTTGAAATTGTTGACAGTCTTTCCCGTGACTATCTCCAGGGCAAATATCGGGCGATTCGTACGGCCCTGATCTGTTTATTGGCCGGCGGACACCTGTTAATCGAGGACCTGCCAGGGCTCGGCAAGACCAGCCTGGCTTTGGCGCTGGCCGGGACTCTGGACCTTGATTTCGGACGCATTCAATGCACCAGCGATCTGGTTCCTTCGGATATCACCGGGCTGTCCATCTTCGATCAAAAAAAGAACCATTTCCGTTTTGTCCGTGGCCCGATTTTCAATAATCTCCTGTTGGTTGATGAAATCAACCGAACCACCCCGAAAACCCAAAGCGCCATGCTTGAAGCGATGGAGGAGGCCCGGGTGACGGTGGAAGGGGAGACCTACCTTCTGCCCGATCCGTTTATGGTCATAGCGACCCAGAACCCGCTTGATCAGGTCGGCACCTTTCCGCTCCCCGAGGCCCAGCTTGACCGTTTCCTGCTCAAGACCGACATCGGCTACCCTCCAGCGGCACTGGAAAGGGAGATTATCCGGAACGGCAGTGCCCGGGATGCATTGACCACCATTCAGCCGCTGCTACAACCAGACAAGATCAGACAGACCCGGCAGTTTATCAGGGATGAGATCAAACTTCATAATCGGGTGGTGGATTACATTTATCAGCTGCTCGATGCCAGTCGTAACGAGCCGCGCATCCTCTCTGGAATTTCCACCAGAGGTGGGTTGAGCCTGGCCGCGGCGGCAAAGGTCGTCGCCTATCTCGAAGGCAGGGATTTTGTGATCCCGGAAGATGTTCAGCAAGTGGCCCCGGCGGTGGCAAGCCACCGGATCCTGCTGAACCCTGAATTTCAAATGCTGCGGAAAGAGGAGGTCCTCAAATCTTTGCTAGAAAAAGTCGCCGTTCCTATCGCCTGA
- a CDS encoding DUF58 domain-containing protein, translated as MYILLTLLLGFAAVNTGNNLLYLLVSALLGFMAVSGLLGQQNLQHVMVSCLPGQELYAGIQGSATVKVFNRHRFWPVFLIRVEIAGHSFLAPIIPAGQGVSGHIPLTMARRGYQPLPELRLKSCFPVNFFVRSRQWSDEQQLLVFPTPSTTTQSLTEAANPAARVQESTARGSEGDIHSIGDYVPGDPLKTIHWKLSARQQNLKIKQLNRPLSESVVIDLAELPGEVEARLSQGSYLINHHYRQGRAVGLRLADRCWVPALGDSHRYRLLKALALYDPSRQNS; from the coding sequence TTGTATATCCTGTTGACCCTGCTGCTCGGGTTCGCTGCAGTGAATACCGGTAACAACCTGCTTTATCTGTTGGTATCGGCATTGCTGGGTTTTATGGCTGTTTCAGGGCTGCTGGGGCAGCAAAACCTGCAACATGTTATGGTTTCATGTTTGCCGGGGCAGGAATTGTATGCTGGAATTCAGGGCTCTGCGACGGTTAAAGTGTTCAATCGGCACCGGTTCTGGCCGGTTTTTCTGATCAGGGTCGAGATTGCCGGGCATTCATTTCTAGCGCCGATTATTCCCGCCGGCCAGGGGGTGAGCGGACATATCCCTTTGACCATGGCTCGGCGTGGTTATCAGCCGTTGCCCGAACTACGCCTTAAGTCCTGCTTTCCGGTAAATTTTTTTGTTCGCTCCCGGCAATGGAGCGACGAACAGCAATTGCTGGTGTTCCCCACCCCGAGCACCACAACCCAGTCGTTGACCGAGGCTGCGAATCCAGCAGCCCGGGTCCAGGAATCCACGGCAAGAGGCTCCGAAGGCGATATCCACAGCATCGGTGACTACGTCCCCGGTGATCCTCTGAAAACAATCCACTGGAAATTGTCAGCCCGGCAGCAGAACCTGAAAATCAAACAGCTCAATCGTCCTCTTTCAGAAAGTGTTGTTATTGATCTTGCCGAGTTGCCGGGGGAGGTGGAAGCGCGGTTGAGTCAGGGAAGTTATTTGATTAATCATCACTATCGTCAAGGACGGGCCGTCGGCTTGCGGTTGGCGGACCGTTGCTGGGTGCCGGCCCTGGGTGACAGTCATAGGTACCGGTTATTGAAAGCGCTGGCTTTGTATGATCCGTCTCGCCAAAATTCTTGA
- a CDS encoding transglutaminaseTgpA domain-containing protein, with product MIRLAKILDYLLYVGVLAALIPAAPFLHWWVLAVLGSGFLWAVSPLPVAGRLPRLGVAGLVLCLIGILIPRMSRTEIVLPLVEILCLLLAERLIGPKSPRHILQIFLLALVVLGASSLLTLNMVYLGCLVTLVTSLTMGLIVLSFVAADSRLSFSRNEFRLLGKVLLMLPAGSLLLMGLLFFILPRTQLPLWNFLNPPARSTIGMTDRIRPGSVAELVGNNQVAFRAETERLPVDKLYWRGVVLNRIAGASWLRTERIPPEGYVSGNGPQQQVAMQLEAQADRYLVSLDHSADLNGLRYEQTADGIFLRRGRDRRQQGYLMNWAADSRRQLRGSMEFYLARPDTVSSRLAEVAAGIRALPAGFAQKVQALEDFFRAQQLSYSAQNIALTEQPVDYFLFESKRGYCEYFASSFATLLRLAGIPSRLVGGYLGGDYNELGGYYLVTENRAHVWVEALDEQGVWQRLDPSRLAVNAEQSFARQRGQGLSNWQIFTDTLALLWTRSVLNYDLQGQLALLKAAVGKVQNAGTAQSEPTASQAPFLVGLSLFLVLSLAGGWFLRRFSVVILVRDFRRKVAHQQGLSELTPSIGLYQAAGQLKDPLSDEFAGILGRSLYTDQPLTWQQRWRLRRIIKLIKWL from the coding sequence ATGATCCGTCTCGCCAAAATTCTTGACTACCTGCTCTATGTCGGAGTCTTGGCGGCGCTCATTCCCGCGGCTCCATTTCTGCATTGGTGGGTGCTGGCCGTTCTGGGGAGTGGCTTTTTGTGGGCTGTCTCGCCGCTGCCCGTTGCGGGGCGATTGCCGCGGCTGGGCGTCGCCGGTCTGGTGCTCTGCCTGATCGGGATTCTGATCCCGCGCATGTCCAGAACTGAGATTGTTTTGCCGTTGGTGGAGATCCTCTGTCTGCTGTTGGCCGAACGGCTGATCGGCCCGAAATCTCCCCGTCATATTCTGCAGATTTTTTTACTCGCCCTGGTTGTGTTGGGGGCGTCCTCACTGTTGACCCTGAATATGGTCTATCTTGGCTGTCTGGTGACCCTGGTCACCAGCCTGACCATGGGATTGATCGTCCTGAGTTTTGTCGCGGCGGACAGCCGACTCAGCTTCAGCCGAAATGAATTCAGGCTCCTGGGAAAGGTGTTACTGATGCTGCCCGCCGGTTCCTTGCTCCTGATGGGGTTGCTGTTCTTCATTTTGCCGCGGACCCAGTTGCCACTATGGAATTTTCTCAATCCGCCAGCGCGTTCGACCATTGGTATGACCGACCGGATCCGGCCGGGGTCGGTTGCGGAGCTGGTTGGAAATAACCAGGTTGCTTTTCGGGCTGAAACCGAGCGTTTGCCGGTGGATAAGCTGTATTGGCGCGGGGTGGTGCTGAATCGTATCGCCGGGGCCTCCTGGCTGCGGACCGAACGGATTCCGCCGGAGGGTTATGTGTCGGGGAACGGGCCGCAGCAGCAGGTTGCCATGCAGCTGGAAGCCCAGGCGGATCGTTATCTGGTCAGCCTGGATCATAGCGCTGATCTCAATGGCTTGCGTTATGAACAGACTGCGGATGGGATCTTCCTGCGCCGGGGGCGGGACCGACGCCAGCAGGGGTACCTGATGAATTGGGCTGCGGACAGTCGCCGCCAGCTCCGAGGGAGTATGGAATTTTACCTGGCCCGACCTGACACCGTATCCTCGCGGCTCGCCGAGGTCGCAGCCGGGATCCGTGCCCTTCCGGCTGGTTTTGCGCAGAAGGTGCAGGCCTTGGAAGATTTTTTCCGGGCACAGCAGCTCAGCTATTCAGCCCAGAACATCGCTTTGACAGAGCAGCCGGTTGATTATTTCCTGTTTGAATCCAAGCGGGGCTACTGTGAGTATTTCGCCTCCTCCTTTGCCACCTTGCTGCGCTTGGCCGGGATTCCCAGCCGCTTGGTTGGCGGCTATTTGGGCGGGGACTACAACGAGTTGGGCGGATATTATCTGGTGACGGAAAATCGGGCCCATGTCTGGGTGGAGGCCCTGGATGAACAGGGTGTCTGGCAGCGCCTGGATCCCAGCCGACTGGCGGTCAATGCCGAGCAATCCTTTGCCCGGCAGCGTGGCCAGGGGCTGTCGAACTGGCAGATTTTTACCGACACCCTGGCGCTGCTCTGGACCAGAAGTGTGCTGAACTATGATCTGCAGGGGCAGCTGGCCTTGCTCAAAGCAGCTGTCGGCAAGGTTCAAAACGCTGGGACCGCTCAGTCCGAGCCAACTGCTTCGCAAGCGCCGTTCCTGGTCGGTTTGTCGTTGTTTCTGGTGCTGTCCTTAGCTGGTGGCTGGTTCCTGCGCCGCTTCAGTGTAGTGATTCTGGTGCGGGATTTTCGTCGCAAAGTTGCCCATCAGCAGGGACTTTCTGAATTAACTCCGTCGATCGGGTTGTATCAGGCTGCCGGGCAATTGAAGGATCCGTTGAGTGATGAATTTGCCGGTATTTTGGGGCGCAGTCTGTATACCGATCAACCTCTGACCTGGCAGCAGCGCTGGCGGCTGCGGCGGATCATTAAACTGATTAAATGGCTCTGA
- a CDS encoding tautomerase family protein has translation MPYVEVNITKGASKEQKAELVDGITELLVKVLNKNPASTHVIIKEFETDSWGISGRSVKKLRAEGKTNNISKS, from the coding sequence ATGCCGTATGTTGAAGTGAATATCACCAAGGGGGCGAGTAAGGAACAGAAAGCCGAGCTTGTCGACGGTATCACCGAATTGCTGGTGAAAGTCCTTAACAAGAATCCCGCCTCGACTCATGTCATCATCAAGGAGTTTGAAACCGACAGCTGGGGGATTTCCGGACGGTCGGTCAAAAAGTTGCGGGCTGAAGGAAAAACCAATAATATTTCCAAAAGTTGA
- a CDS encoding ribonuclease Z, with product MKNPFPFRHIEPIFFAGLLDDPILLVRIRPSGRLLMFDCGQVHHLAKRNFTHLDAIFISHGHMDHWMGIDSVIRHLIAANRTLDLFGPIGLADKMAHKLAGYDWNLVEDYWCSFRVHEISPAQITTYLFSGPAGFERSPLETRTHDSSPIYETTHCRVYADSCSHGIESLIYRLDERPSFRIDAARLKELGLRPGSWLGELKEYFFTRRPGNIRLTVPLDNGVEKQIHEIGQLDELLKQIVSPQTVSSLGYISDIGFHAENIRTIAGFMVGVELLFCECTYLSEDKEKARVADHLCSEDVNQLLRMLRPAWFVPMHLSKTYRRRTDLLFRQQVPQPPTRLVVMPPFMTPRPLRADEVVWSEISE from the coding sequence GTGAAAAACCCTTTCCCATTTCGACACATTGAACCGATATTTTTTGCCGGTTTGCTGGATGACCCGATCCTGCTGGTCCGCATCCGGCCTTCAGGGCGCCTGCTCATGTTCGATTGTGGTCAGGTGCATCATCTCGCCAAGCGAAATTTTACCCATCTGGACGCAATCTTCATCAGCCATGGTCATATGGATCACTGGATGGGCATCGACAGCGTCATCCGCCATCTGATTGCCGCAAACCGCACCCTTGACCTGTTCGGTCCCATTGGACTCGCTGATAAAATGGCTCACAAGCTGGCCGGCTATGACTGGAATCTGGTTGAAGATTATTGGTGTAGTTTCAGGGTCCACGAGATCTCGCCGGCGCAGATCACGACCTATCTGTTCTCCGGTCCTGCCGGTTTCGAGCGCAGTCCGCTGGAGACCAGGACTCACGACAGCAGCCCCATTTACGAGACAACCCACTGCCGGGTCTATGCCGATTCCTGTAGCCACGGTATCGAGAGTCTCATCTACCGGCTTGATGAACGACCGTCCTTCAGAATCGATGCAGCCCGCCTCAAAGAATTAGGGTTGCGCCCTGGTTCCTGGCTTGGCGAACTCAAGGAGTATTTCTTCACCCGCCGGCCAGGGAATATCCGCTTGACGGTGCCCCTCGACAACGGCGTCGAAAAGCAGATCCATGAAATCGGCCAGTTGGATGAGCTGCTCAAGCAGATCGTGTCGCCGCAAACCGTGTCCTCTCTGGGCTATATCAGCGATATCGGCTTTCACGCAGAAAATATCAGGACCATTGCCGGGTTCATGGTCGGAGTCGAGTTACTGTTCTGCGAATGTACCTATTTAAGCGAAGACAAAGAAAAGGCCAGGGTTGCCGACCATCTTTGCAGCGAGGATGTCAATCAATTGCTCAGGATGCTGCGGCCCGCCTGGTTTGTGCCGATGCATTTATCCAAAACCTATCGAAGACGGACCGACCTGCTGTTTCGGCAGCAGGTCCCCCAGCCGCCGACGCGGCTTGTTGTCATGCCGCCATTCATGACTCCGCGGCCGCTGCGGGCTGATGAGGTTGTCTGGAGCGAAATTAGCGAATGA